The genomic DNA TACCATATGAGTCGGATGTGCCATCTGAGTCTAGCATACCATCTATGTATGGTGTACCATCTGGTTCTAGTGTACGGTGTGACTATGGTGTACGGTGTACCATCTGGGTCTAGTGTACCATATAAGTTTGGTGTACCATATAGGTCTAGTGTATCATGTGCCTCTGGTGTACCATATGAGTCTAGTGTACCATTTGGGTATGGTGTACCATTTGGGTCTGGTGTACCGTCTGAATCTGGTGTACTATATGAATATGGTGTACCATCTGGATCTAGTATACTATCTAGATTTGGTTTATCATCTGGGTTTAGTATatcatttgggtttagtttACCATCCAAGTTTGGTGTACCATCTAATTAAATCATacactctaaatactaaactatATCAGATTTCTAGTCAGATTTCTGTTCATGTTCTCCGTAATAAGTGGGGAAATCTCCTGAATGATCTCTGAGATGCCACTTACATctgattattttaaaagatcCTCAAAGTATTTGAAGGCAATATTCTCCATTCCCGAGAACGATTCATCCCAAACATTATTTGGACCAAATAGACCAATAATCCTATTCCTCACCCGCCGCTGCTTGGTAGAAGCATggaaaatttttgtatttttatctccAACCagtaatcaaaattttctacttttttgttGCCAATACAATTCCTCATTCCAATATGCCTCTTTTACTTTGTTCTCGATACCCCGGATTTCTTCTTGAGAAATCGAGTCATCCATCTTTGCCTCCTGCAAAGTCGCCTTTAGGGAAGAAATAAGAGAGGATCAACGCGAAATTGAGGGAAAGGTCCCcgtaaacaaaagacaaaaaaaaaaacaaatgttgaccAAAGAACGTTTGTGCATCAATAATACGATCGCTATCATATAGaattgaaagttttatttcatccatgaaaaataaagttaaaccACCACTAGAACCGCGGGGATCAACagtatacaaattattataaccaaacttattctgaaattttgtaaataagaataacattttttttgtttctgataaaaataaaatatctggcATATGCTTCTTCCACAAATCACTCAAATATTCCTCTGTCAGGTCAGccccaatgccctgacagttccaacttaGAATTTTCACGTTTGAGCCGGTGGTTTCGGGAACGCCATTGTCCCTTTCTTCGACATCCGATTCTCTCCACCTGAGAATGGCTTCATCTTTGCCTTGTGCTCCGCCTTCCCACCCATTTTCTGTTTGCTGCCATCACCTACAGATTTAAGAGAGAGCGCCTTAGCCAATAATATTTTCCCAAGAGAAGCCATAGGTAATACATTCCTCATATAATTATAAGAACCCCTAGAACTGTTCCTCCCAACAGCTTTTGAGTTTCTGTTTTTACAACTACCCAAAGCAACCTtcttaaaattttcatcaaCCTTTCCTAATTCAGATAATAAAGGGTGAGAACCTTGCAAAATACCTTGTTTGGCAGAGTCAGTCCCCGAAGACAAATTTTCCTCCACATCCGCTTCAACACCATCCACTAAAGTGTGTGACACATCATCCTGAAACTCACCATCCTCCAAAAGATCATCAGTTTCCTCGTTAAACATGAGATTTGAAGCCAAGCCTTTCTCTTGAACCTCCGGAACATCCTCCATCGAAGCCTCATTCGGAGCAGTGGCCAACCTCACCTCCTTGGTCATGTGACTTGGTTGCTTAGCCGGCTGGGTAGCTCTAGCCTGATAAAGAGGCTGTGGCCACACCGGACCAGCACCCTTTCTGCCAACTTGAAAACTGTGAGCTTGAGTCCTTGAAATCTCTCATGTAACCCTAACATTTGCAACTCCAAAACCCTCGCCACGGTCAGCCCAATTCCCTGCATATCCACCTCTTTTGTTCCCCTAAACAGATCCTTGGGACTTCTCTTAATTACGAGAAGTAGTTCTCCCATTGCCTCTCATTCCCATCGAAGGCTGTGAGTTGACCATCCTCTCCTCCACAGATAAATCCAATGCTCTTTTTGCAATAGACTTCTTAGGCTTTTCCCAGCCTCCCTCATTACCCTGGAGGACCTGTTGACGCATACTACCCCTTTTATTAGACTGATCCTCAAAACCCCTAGGACCAGAATCTTGTCTCATCTCTGGACAAAGCTCAGACGCATGAGTTAATCTAGAGCAATGCTCGCAAAAACCGGTCAGCTTCTCATAATCTAAAGTCACGACAACCTCATCACATGTATCAAAGGGAACCGCCATTTCAAAACATCAAGGGATTGAAACCATTGACAGTGACATATAGACTCCCACTCTCTTCATCGATCTCTCGAATCAGACCTATCTGTTTCCCAATTGCTTTCAACGTTCCTTCTTCCCACAAATGCATAGGGATTCCAGagattttaacccaaaaattGATTGCAGAAGGATAGCTACTAGAGATTATTGGTTCCCATCGTACCAGAGAAATCATCCACCCATCAAAATGATAAAGAACATTCTGAAGCACGCCTTGTAGATCCTCTTCAGACTGAAAATTGAACTGAAAAGTCCCCTGCCCTAAGTTATCTCCCACCACCTTCTTCTCTAACTTCCAAATCTTTGGCATATTAGCCACCAGAGAATCCATTCGCTGAATAGATGGGTTCATCAATCTACCAATGAGCGTGAGGGAGAATTTCTGAATCCTCTGAGCCAAAGTTGATTCGGAGATCTTCACCGTTTATGTCCGGACCAAGACCTTCTTGCGTTTGTTCATTGCCAGTTGTGCCATCGAAAGTAAAACAAACTGAAACgccaaaacagagagagaagcaCTGCAAAGACCACAGGAAAAAATGGTTCGTAAGTAAGAATTAACCTTTCCTAGCGATTGGATATAAAAcagacaaaagagagaaagaggaaataTACACTCCCCAACCTCACACGAAGACATACTAAATCTAGATAGTGAATTAACTCTGAGCCAACTGTGAAGATCTCCCAAATCGAAGATCGCCAAAATAGCCGACCACCATTGATTAGGAAGGATTAGAATCAGTCGGATCCTATACTCCCAACTTTGATCAATCGCATTGAACCAACACCACACCAAAGCAAAAGCTCCCAAAGGTAAACAAAAATCCCAACAAATCTGAAACAGATCCAGGACATCCCATTGAGAGTAGATCTCTCTCACCCAAAAGAATTAAACCTCCAACCAACCAGAAAAGGAACCATCTCCTTTCTCAACCCACCACGCTAACCAAACCCACACCcctgaaacaaaatcaaaaccttGTCAGAAGAAAGGCATGGAACTCAAAACCTAATCGCAAAAACCATCGCCGCCGCTAAACTTTTTGTGTAATTATCTGTTTTTGTAACAAGCAttaagatcttcttctttttttttttgccgccaaaagaaaaaacagtaaagaaaaaattattttcatccCTCTTTTTTTTATCAGTCGAATATACCACTTTataaatgggaaaaaaaaataaaaatttaatactatCTATActtttatgataattaataaaatattattgagCTTTGATTTTACAAAGCTATATGTCGATATGAGTTTCTAAataagatttatattttataattaaacgaataATATGTCATTTTAGGATTATAAAAGAGAATTaggattaaaaatttataacttAGCAAGACTATATATCAGTTGAGTTTATAAACaagagttagggtttagattttacagtttgaatttataaaataaaattagagtttagattttataattaaataaaattatatgtcgatttgaatttataaaagagaattaagatttagattttataattaaacgagattataagtcagtttgggtttaattaaattatatttttgttaataattttaaatatgtatttttttttaatttaatttgacaTGAGATAATTTGATTgactaaaacaagaaaattggctaaaacaagaaaagtgacaaaaaaaaaaaaattcaccccTAATTAAGGATGAACTGAAGTATGTTCGATAGTAAAATACTGTAAATGTCTTGGAAATTTTTCATGATTGTAAGTCTCGGTCAAATTGacctttttctttcctttggaaaattactaattagttaCTAACAGTTTATTCAGAAATACATGACTTTTGATTCTATAACATATGATTTCGTTATATTTTTGATCCactaaacaaatttaattttttttttgtcataacaCCCATTTTGTAAAGATGGATCTATAGCAACGACGCAAATAcactattataaaaaaaatgcaattgtgttttcaacaataaaagaaatgtctttTAGATATAGGACATTAGAACAAAACCTCTTTGTTGGTAacatatctaaatttaaaactttttgattatttttacaATGAAAAAGGTTTGACCAAAaagtattttacaattttaaataataataattgatttatttagttaaaaaacaatttcagtTACAAACTCTTCATTGCAATTGCTTTTTCCACAAATAAGATACAATATAACCAAAGATTATGATGGCCAATTTCtattatttaaatactaaaGCAAAAAATATGCActttacttaaaattttaatactcttaaatcttattctcttattacatttaaaacatttaccaaaaaattaaaattaatttaatattatgctacaagttgttaattaaaattaattaacgtGTGGACTAtgtagaaaaggaaagaaatatgtaatgtatttttatgtggtggagagagaaagaaaattgtATATCCCCTACTTTCAGATAAGAAAAAggttaataaaatatcatgCTTTAAAGTTCATTTTATCTCTAAAGGTTGAACACTTTTTTTATCTTTCGACAGAAAACACCCGAAAAGAACTGATGGCGACAGGTAAATCACAAATTGAAGTGGTTTCCGCTAATGGCTTTTCTGCTTTAGACAAATGTGATTCCTCTCGTACATCTATGTATGAGGATCTTGTCCAAAATCCTCAACTTTTTTGGGATACGCTTCGAGATTTTCTCGAATCTTCTGGGCAACATTTAACtgagttttattttccttatataactttttttgttttcattatgcATTTTCTTGATGAAACAATTGGTTTACGCATTATAGTTGTGGATGTAAAAAAAGCCTAGTCTACATTAGCTTGATGATTTTATTAGAGATTCAAGCAATTTTTTTGCAATCCCTTGTGTGGTCGAGTGGCGAAGGCATGGTCCTTCAAAAAGAATAGGAAGACGTGATTCCCTATGTTCAAAAAACACTTGTAGAATGGTAATTTTTTCTATAGAAAAATCTAGAAAACGATAGTCCTGTTAAGACAAACTATACATGGGCCTTGGCCCAAAACTTATTTCTGAAAAAAATTAACTCTTATTGctttttttcttggtcaatTACTCGTGTTGTAAGAAATTTAAGGTCTTCATGAAATTTATTTGGGGAGGAGAATCCAAATATCATTAGGTTTGAGAATCGTTAAGGCACGGAAGTGTGTGTGGCTTATTGAATTGAatctattttgttcttaaatctGTTAgtccaaaatcatttttttttatttgcttttaaaaaaatttgaaatgctAAACCATGAATAGGTtacggatatatatatattttgtttttttttgggttaccCGTTAGTgccaaaatgttttaaaagtaaagTGTTTGGAACTGGATATTGCTTTTATCctcttttgatattttcattGTTTGTGCTTCAGTTGATCTATTATCTTAAATAAGATTTCATTTCATGGactatttatgattttttttgccttttgtaAAGGATCCCTGTTATGGATGGAAACAGTCTCGATCTGCATCGGCTGTTCATCGAGGTCACATATCGTGGTGGTCTTCAAAAGGTAACAAGTAATTCGTGGATGCCATTGTCCATTGAACATGAAGTTTGGAAGCTATCTTTGTTTCatgcattaaatatatatatatatatatatatataattatatgtttaataattaTATCATATTTGATTCTAGGTGATCAAGGATCGCCGATGCAAAGAAGTGATTGGCTTATTCAACTTTAAGACAGTTGTAACAAATGCAACATCTGTTTTAAGGGCTAATTATGAAAGAACGCTCCTTGAGTTTGAGCATGTGTATTACTTCCGAGCTCCGCGTTCTACATTTAAGGGAATTGGTCTGAAAAAATAccaatcatatatatgttttcttatatCTAATTGATCTCCAAGATTAATATACACATATTCGTCCTTTTATTGCAGAGAAAGCACTGAAGCGCCCTGTCCGAAGATCTGCAAAGCGTGGCATGGGTACTTAAAATATTCAATGTTTTTGGATATGTTTGCATCATTGCATGTTGAATTTGTATCCATATATAGTTCAATATGTTTTTTAGGTTCTCTTACTTTATCTTATTTTGGAGTGTTGAGATTTGCGTTATGAATTTCATTCAGATCCTCAAGAACTGAAATCTGGCGCCAAGCTTACTGGGATCATCGATGGGAAGTTTGAAAGCGGTTACCTGGTAACCGTGAAGAAGGGCTCAGAAGTGTTCAAAGGAGTGCTTTACCCCACTCCTCAAGCTGCTCCTAGAACACGAAAACGCATGAATAAGAGAGCCAAGTTACACCCCAAAGCTTCAATGAATTCTTGTGCAGCGGAAACTGTAGCTGAGACCCATGCAGCGGAAACTGTAGCTGAGACCAATGCAGCGGAAGGTGTACCTGAGATCGATGCAGCGGAAACTGTTGCTGCGGTCGATGCAGCGCAAACTGTAGCTGCGACTGATGCAGATGCAAGTGCAAATGCATCGTAGACTGTGGATGAGGCAAGTGAGTAGTGTTTCTCTATCGTtgtcttatttatttgtttggaacttttatatttatgttatgtGAACTTTCGTTTAATAATAAGTTGTAGAACTTTCCTTCAACTATTTCTGTTATGAGAACTTTCGTTTGATAATAAGTTGTAAAACTTTCCTTCAACTATTTCTGTTATGagaacttttgtttattttttctgtttttactttattattatgattCTGCAATCTAAAATGTCAACTTTATGCTTTAAGAGGTCAGTTAGCTCGTCCGAACATTGTTGATCCTGTATAAGTCTAGACTCTAAATTTGAACACTATAACTAGCTTGAGACATGCTGTTTATGAAAGTAGCATTGCATGACTCATGATGATTGTATATAAACTAACCTTCTTGACTCTTGTGGGTTACGTAGGCTTctatccatttttttgttttaacattagAAAAGGCTTTCTAACCATAACCTCTTACTTAGTGGGTTATATATGACTAAATATATccatacttttcaaaaataccaaagtCACATAAGAGTTTCCAAAGATTTTGGacggaaaaacaaaacaatagagaGATGCCATATTTAAATGTGGGTTTAGTGTAATAAACAGGTAATGCATATCCACAAAAGGGTTTCTGTTATGGGAAGCTTTTTTATACATGATATGTCTTCAATGTACGCAAATTCTCTAATTCTtttgatctttattttttttacacaaactcacgaataaattacaaattctaATTTTTGATCATATCTACAAGTAGTTGGATATCTTTGAATATAATTCTATCAACTATGTCTAATGATGATATAATCGATGACTAAAAGAAAATGCATACTTTTACTGTATCTTTGTGAATCAAATAATTatgttctaaaaaaaatttcacaaatattTGAGAGAGACAACAATGCTTATCAGGATTCCAtgttatatataagaaagagaCAACGTCTTGAatgttttaaatttctttaattcTTAAATCGAtgttagagaaaataaaatatcccCTCGAgttagagagaaaaagatgacGATGTTAATGATAAGAGAATATTGAGCTATTGAATAGTGTATCATAGTTTATCAATGCACTTGTGGTGTCTTTTTCTACTCCTGTCTCGCTCTCGTCCACATCAACAGCGACACACCCAGCGTCCTCAACAACAGTGGAACAACAGGAACAACAATACCTACAACTCTCTGTGCCAAGACACTCACGGCTATCAAGGCAAGTATCAGTTGTGTGGTGTTTTTGGTCACAGTGCAAAATGTTGTTCCCAACTCTACCAGTCTCCCGCCTCTCCACACGGTGGTCTGCTCCCAACACCCGTCCGTCCATGGCAGCTGCATGCTAATCTAGCTCTCAATGCTTCGTCTTCTGCAAACCCGTGGCTTTTGGATAGTGGAGTTACTCATCACATGACCAGTGATCTCCACAACCTCACCTCGCCTCGACCATATCACGGTGATGACTCTGTTTTCATTGGTGATGGCTCTGGTCTCTCCATTACTCATACTGCTTCACTATCTCTACCCTCTTCTTCTCGTAACCTCACTCTAAATCATGTCCTCTGTGTTCCTAATATTCACAAAAACCTAATATATGTTTATCGATTGTGCAATGATAACAAGGTGTCTATTGAATTTGCTCATGCTgcctttcaggtgaaggatttGAGCTCGGGTATCCCGCTACTCTAAGGCCGACCTAAAGACGAGGTTTATGAGTGGCCGGTGTCAACTGTATCTGCCTTCtttgcttcatcatcatcaacaccaaCCTTATTGAACTGGCATCATTGCTTAGGCCACCCTAATTCTACTATCCTTAAGACTCTACTTTCAAAATACTCTCTTCCTTATTCTCAATCCTCTTCtcaatctttgttttgttctgatTGTTCTATTAATAATAGCCATAAGCTCCCATTTCACAAACGTCCATTACCTCCACCCATCCTCTTGAATATACTTTTTACAGATATCTGGATAACACCGGTACTATCTGTTGACAACTACAAATACTACTTGGTCCTAGTTGATCACTACTCTCATTACACTTGGCTATGTCCTCTCAAAGCTAAATCTCATGTTCATGACATATTTGTTGCCTTCAAAGCCCTTGTGGAAAACAAATTTGGCACTCACATTGGCACCTTGTTCTCGGACAATGGAGGAAAattcattgctcttaagtcctTTCTCTCCACCGCTGGTATATCACACTTCACTTCACCGCCTCACACGCCGGAGAATAATGGTGTCTCCGAAAGAATACATTGTTGAAACTGGCTTGTCTCTTCTCACAAAAGGAGGTCTTCCTACCACATATTGGACGTATGCCTTTGCAACCGCTACCTATCTCATCAATCGTTTACCAACACCAGTCATTGCCATGGAGTCTTCCTTCCTGAAGCTCTTTGGCACTCAGCCCAACTACTTTAAACTTCGAATCTTTGGTTATCTCTGCTTCCCCTGGTTGCGTCCTTATGCGGCTCACAAGCTTGAGCAACAATCGACTCTATGTGTCTTCTTGGGATACTCCCTCACTCAAAGTGCATACCTCTGTCATCAACCGAACATAGGTCGTGTCTACGTATCCCGACATGTCAAGTTTGACAAAACAACATTTCCTTTTTCCACTCTTCGTCCTATGCCATCAGAATCTACTCCATCATCCTCACCTTCTTTCTATCCGTCAGTTACAATTCTTCCTTCCACACCACCGCCTCTTCTGCTGTCGCCACTCGCCTCGCCGTTGCCTCCGTCGCATGGACACCCGCGCTCAGCTTCTCACCAGACTGTGTCGCCGGAGACTCATTCAGCAACACCGGTAAGTGATTCTTCCCTAAATCGTGACATTGCAAATCCGACATCAGatgcttcctctctttctccttctcgaTCCACAAGCCCAGTTACACCAAGCCCAAATTCCCATATATTAAACCCAACCGATTCTCCGGCCCATAATAATCAAAGCCCATTATCATCCCCTTCACCAAACCCATCTTTTCATCCACCTTCGCCACAACCTTCCCCTTCAACCTCCGATACCTCCTTTTCCATTTCCTCCTCTCAACCTCCCAATGCTCCTCCACCTCCATTTGCAAAATCAGTCTATGCAAACCCGCCGCAAGAACAATATTGTTAAAcctaaacagaaaataaatatctCTGCTGCCTTATCTACAAACATCCCGACCGAACCTTTAACCGTGAACCAGGCTATTGTTGGTACCGCAATCTGTCACCTCAAGATACGGGCTTGGGCCGAGGCCCAACAAGATGTTAAGGGCCAAGGATGCACCCAGGACGGCCCATTGCTTCCTAGACTAAGGAAGAGAAGTTAAATGGGAAAAGAATCCACTTCAGAGCTAGGGACAGCGGTCAAAGGTTCCCTTGAAGTCATTAATTAGAAGACGGGATTTATGGACTAAATTGATAGGGAATTAATTGTAATTCAATAGTATAAAAGTAAGAGGGGGAGGAATGTAAAGGGGATCGGAAAGAATTTTAACGTTTGGCAATAAGAATACAAAACCCACTTCGCAAGTTTCAATTAATCTTTGCTTCAGTTCGGAACTAGAACGGTGGTAATACCTCCGCTCAGAATTCACTCTGGGACTAAGGTTAACATTTCAGTTCTCATAGCTATCAAGGAGAAGGTCTGGCGAGATGCAATGTCGGTCGAGATTGATGCTTTTGTGCACAATCAGACAATGGATCTTGTTCCTCAGCCACTGAATCATAACATTGTTGGATGTAAGTGGGtttacaaaaccaaatttttaccaAACGGCACTCTTGGCAGGTGTAAAGCGAGACTTGTAGCCAAAGGCTACAATCAGGAATATGGTCATGACTACACCAAGACTTTTAGTCCGCTGATCAAAGCAACCACCCTATGTTTGGTTCTCGATGTCGCGGTAAGTCGCTCTTGGCCGATTCTTCAATTGGATGTTAACAATATGTTCCTTCAAGGAACACTAAAGGAGGAGGTGTACATGGAGCAACCACCGGGGTTTGTTGACTCTGATCACCCGTCGTATGTATGTCGTCTCCGCAAGGCCATATATGGTTAAGGCCATATATGGTTTGAAACAGGCTCCCCGTGCCTGGTACACTGAATTAAAAACGTATCTCCTCAATGTCAGATTCATCAACTCTCTCGCTGATACTTATCTGTTTATCCTGCATAGTGGAACCATTTATATCTATCTCCTAGTGTACGTTGATGATATACTTGTTACAGGCAATGATCAATCCAGCATTCGTCACATCCTTAAGCTCCTTGCTGACCGCTTCTCCGTTAAGGATCCACAGGACCTTAACTACTTCTTGGGCATCGAAGCTCATCGCACAGATAAAGGTCTCCATCTCTCGCAACGCAAGTACATCCTTGACATCCTTCATCGTCACAATATGCTTAATGTCAAACCTGTTGCTACGCCCATGGCGTCCTCTCCCAAACTTACTCTTCAATCCGGCACTCCTCTTTCTGATGGAAAGGAGTATCGCCAACTCGTTGGCAGGTTGCAATATCTTAGCTTCACTCGACTTGATATCAGTTTTGCGGTGAACCGCTTGTCTCAGTTCATGCATCGACCTACCCAGGAACACTGGTAAGCTGCCAAAAGAATCTTGCGTTACCTCGCCGGCAAAACCATTCATGGGATCTTCTTCTCGGCCAAAAATAATATCACTCTCCAAGCCTTCTCTGATGCCGATTGGGCAGGTGATACTCACGAATTTCAAAGAATAACCtcttactttttatatatgacTAAATATATTCATAcctttcaaaaataccaaagtCATAAGAGAAATACCCTATACTAGCatcattttaagttttaaggaCACAATTAGCACACGCGCTCAAAACTTCGAAAACTAGagtatattaataatatttctctaaaattaattattaaatttatgatagaaagaagaacaaattatAATCACAAGAATCTTACAATTTTGATTGATGTGAAGCTTTCAATCTCAGATCTTTAATtccaatctcttcttcttcttctcaaagaTGCTTAGGCTTGTGTTAAATTGACAAAATCTCCGACGAATCCAAAAGCTCTGTTTTTGAGGGAAGAGCATGTGTTTGGAGCTAGGGTTTTCACAACGATAATGAATTTGATAAGCTCATTCTCTCTCGATCTCCTCTGTAATCAAATGGTGTATGGTGAGCATTCTGGATCGATAGATCATGATGATTTTGAAGACGGAGATAACAatttgtaacacccgcaaaccaatttttggtattttggtaagggtgtcgatcgacaccttctagtgaggcatcgatcaacaccagttatggccggtttggtcggttcaattttaactgtccggtttgcgtggttggtttagggaatccctaaatcgagtgtAAAAGAGgggaaacgacctagggtcgtgttttggGGGTGATTTGgccgcttttagagaaaaagaaagagagaaaagtgttcttgagcttttgggaagagattgagagattccttgctgttcttgggagatctaaggctgggaaggtgttagaagcttgctaggagtgagggaattcgtccttgttggtcagaatcttctt from Camelina sativa cultivar DH55 chromosome 2, Cs, whole genome shotgun sequence includes the following:
- the LOC104719982 gene encoding uncharacterized protein LOC104719982, whose amino-acid sequence is MTKEVRLATAPNEASMEDVPEVQEKGLASNLMFNEETDDLLEDGEFQDDVSHTLVDGVEADVEENLSSGTDSAKQGDGSKQKMGGKAEHKAKMKPFSGGENRMSKKGTMAFPKPPAQT
- the LOC104749580 gene encoding putative high mobility group B protein 11, giving the protein MATGKSQIEVVSANGFSALDKCDSSRTSMYEDLVQNPQLFWDTLRDFLESSGQHLTEIPVMDGNSLDLHRLFIEVTYRGGLQKVIKDRRCKEVIGLFNFKTVVTNATSVLRANYERTLLEFEHVYYFRAPRSTFKGIEKALKRPVRRSAKRGMDPQELKSGAKLTGIIDGKFESGYLVTVKKGSEVFKGVLYPTPQAAPRTRKRMNKRAKLHPKASMNSCAAETVAETHAAETVAETNAAEGVPEIDAAETVAAVDAAQTVAATDADASANAS